A window from Micromonospora profundi encodes these proteins:
- a CDS encoding laminin G domain-containing protein, with protein sequence MAGLAGLLASTAYVAVPEPSLPSAPVAAVETDPVRDTEAEALIAAADLNQPVEVLAQRGEYRDVFAQPDGTLIANEYNQAVRVLQGDTWVPANAALVAQSDGTITPTAALLNMRLSGGGTTPLMVIERDFRVMTLTWPNALPTPTISGDQATYPEVFPDVDLVANVTVEGFSHVLVLKTPEAANLPELRDLRLGVTGEGLDIEETAEGGVVALDPATGNPVMEADAPTMWDSGNQEGGGEAQRASAATTEPADPNDASARGPGETSRVEQVGLDYSSGTLSLTPDAAMLADPATTFPVYVDPVWQSSTNSAWAMVDSGYPSEEYWKFDTKRHERVGLCPESCNNSKVKRLFYQLATPYAGKTILEAKFRVTLQHVYNSTARAAALYLMPSGIKSSTNWSNQPGGSSWSGATHLATNSPTKVQSSCTSTNQNTEWEAKPAVQQAVSKGWSNITLGLRSVSETASSHTKRFCDNGVLSVRYNRAPVIANQSELTMSPGGGCVYGTGAPYTDVPPRLNAILRDPDHSSAHTEQVKAEFKVTWTPAGGSLQTRSYVTPLKASGSLFNYYVPSDIAQNVPISWEVRASDGVSWGPWSSEGSRNVCQFYYDKTSPSAPDVDSPEYLPGDAADTTADCLDDDQWRGSIGVQGSFTFDSAATDVVEYVYNFNGGASTSVKPTTNGGPVTIRWTPDKEGPRQLFVKAIDMAKRSSTIATCTFRVGKRPPVAQWPLSDIASARAADDQMGSHDARIGSGVTFGVPGSLGTWDTAATFDGTSNAYLVTENSVVGTDQSFSITGWYRVDDPNRRQVAVSQDATGEPGFSLGVEQGSWFFRMPTNDVINLGEWKVTAGPATTAWTFITAIFDGPNKKISLQVGSGTPAVKDRRSLVQARGALQFGRHTFKGGGYSDFWKGAMADVSVFDRPVVAEDVAGLEKHKLDRKGYWQLSTQANKSSPNYDAGGEALRLGQESSLVRGNPITGMMGAGYLQFQGQAGQYAETATPLIDPAGSFTISARVRFTSGSKNHPMTAISIKGTNNNSVVVLRANTDGLWEMAATTDTGAAPVYEATQHDREPSRVGKGDHITLVYNGYNRELLFYLNGQVLGFQLEKPLPAVSNVQFGRAFANGSERENLSGAIDDIRIYNGMADKVKIDRTSLVVEQPNL encoded by the coding sequence ATGGCGGGCCTCGCCGGCCTGCTCGCGAGCACCGCCTACGTGGCCGTGCCCGAACCATCCCTGCCGTCCGCGCCGGTGGCCGCAGTGGAAACCGATCCGGTCCGCGACACCGAAGCCGAGGCGCTGATCGCGGCGGCGGACCTCAACCAGCCAGTCGAGGTCCTCGCGCAGCGCGGCGAATACCGGGATGTCTTCGCCCAGCCGGACGGGACGCTGATCGCCAACGAGTACAACCAGGCGGTACGGGTCCTGCAGGGCGACACCTGGGTGCCGGCGAACGCGGCCCTCGTAGCCCAGTCGGACGGGACGATCACGCCGACCGCCGCACTGCTCAACATGCGTCTGTCCGGAGGTGGCACCACGCCCCTCATGGTGATCGAGCGTGACTTCCGGGTCATGACGCTCACCTGGCCGAACGCGCTGCCCACCCCGACCATCAGTGGCGACCAGGCCACCTACCCGGAGGTGTTTCCGGACGTCGACCTGGTGGCCAACGTGACCGTCGAGGGCTTCTCCCACGTCCTGGTGCTGAAGACCCCCGAGGCGGCGAACCTGCCCGAGCTGCGGGACCTCCGGCTCGGGGTGACAGGTGAGGGCCTCGACATCGAAGAGACCGCCGAGGGGGGCGTCGTCGCTCTCGACCCGGCGACCGGCAACCCGGTGATGGAGGCCGACGCCCCGACCATGTGGGACAGCGGCAACCAGGAGGGTGGCGGCGAAGCCCAGCGGGCCTCCGCCGCGACCACCGAGCCAGCGGATCCGAACGACGCCTCGGCGCGGGGCCCGGGGGAGACCTCCCGGGTGGAGCAGGTGGGCCTCGACTACAGCTCCGGCACGCTGAGCCTCACCCCGGACGCCGCGATGCTCGCCGACCCGGCCACCACCTTCCCGGTGTACGTCGACCCGGTGTGGCAGAGCAGCACCAACAGCGCCTGGGCGATGGTCGACAGCGGCTACCCGTCCGAGGAGTACTGGAAGTTCGACACCAAGCGGCACGAGCGCGTCGGTCTCTGCCCGGAGTCCTGCAACAACTCCAAGGTCAAGCGCCTCTTCTACCAGTTGGCCACGCCGTACGCCGGCAAGACCATCCTGGAGGCCAAGTTCCGGGTGACCCTCCAGCACGTCTACAACAGCACTGCCCGTGCGGCTGCTCTCTACCTGATGCCCTCCGGGATCAAGTCCAGTACGAACTGGAGCAACCAGCCCGGCGGATCGAGCTGGTCGGGGGCCACGCACCTCGCGACCAACTCGCCGACAAAGGTGCAGTCGAGCTGCACCTCGACGAACCAGAACACAGAATGGGAAGCCAAACCGGCGGTTCAGCAGGCGGTCAGCAAGGGCTGGAGCAACATCACCCTCGGTCTGCGCTCGGTAAGCGAGACCGCATCCAGCCACACCAAGCGGTTCTGCGACAACGGCGTTCTCTCGGTCCGCTACAACCGCGCCCCGGTGATCGCCAACCAGTCGGAACTCACGATGTCACCCGGTGGTGGCTGCGTGTACGGCACGGGCGCGCCCTACACCGACGTGCCGCCGCGGCTCAACGCCATCCTGCGGGACCCCGACCACTCGTCGGCGCACACCGAGCAGGTGAAGGCCGAGTTCAAGGTCACCTGGACGCCGGCCGGCGGGAGCCTGCAGACCCGCAGCTACGTCACGCCGCTGAAGGCGAGCGGTTCCCTCTTCAACTACTACGTGCCAAGCGACATCGCGCAGAACGTACCGATCTCCTGGGAGGTCCGGGCGAGTGACGGGGTGAGCTGGGGGCCGTGGAGCTCCGAAGGCTCACGCAACGTCTGCCAGTTCTACTACGACAAGACCAGCCCGAGCGCGCCGGACGTGGACTCGCCGGAGTATCTGCCCGGGGATGCCGCCGACACCACAGCGGACTGCCTCGACGACGACCAGTGGCGCGGTTCCATCGGTGTCCAGGGCAGCTTCACCTTCGACTCGGCTGCCACCGACGTGGTCGAGTACGTGTACAACTTCAACGGCGGTGCCTCGACCTCGGTCAAGCCGACCACAAACGGTGGACCGGTGACGATCAGGTGGACGCCCGACAAGGAGGGGCCGCGCCAACTCTTCGTCAAGGCGATTGACATGGCGAAGCGGTCCAGCACCATTGCCACCTGCACCTTCCGGGTGGGTAAGCGCCCGCCGGTTGCGCAGTGGCCGCTGTCGGACATCGCCAGTGCAAGGGCGGCAGACGACCAGATGGGCTCGCACGACGCCAGGATCGGCAGTGGCGTCACGTTCGGCGTACCGGGGTCGCTCGGCACGTGGGACACGGCCGCGACCTTCGACGGCACGTCGAACGCGTACCTCGTCACCGAGAACTCGGTGGTGGGCACCGACCAGAGCTTCTCCATAACGGGCTGGTACCGGGTGGACGACCCCAATCGACGCCAGGTCGCGGTGAGCCAGGACGCCACCGGGGAACCCGGCTTCAGCCTGGGCGTCGAGCAAGGGTCCTGGTTCTTCCGGATGCCCACGAACGACGTCATCAACCTGGGTGAGTGGAAGGTGACGGCGGGTCCGGCGACCACCGCCTGGACGTTCATCACGGCGATCTTCGACGGACCGAACAAGAAGATCTCCCTCCAGGTCGGTTCGGGCACTCCAGCCGTCAAGGACCGGCGTTCGCTGGTCCAGGCCCGAGGTGCTCTGCAGTTCGGCCGCCACACCTTCAAGGGCGGCGGGTACTCCGACTTCTGGAAGGGCGCGATGGCGGACGTCTCCGTGTTCGACCGCCCGGTCGTCGCTGAGGACGTGGCCGGCCTGGAGAAGCACAAGCTTGACCGCAAGGGTTACTGGCAGTTGAGCACCCAGGCCAACAAGTCCAGCCCGAACTACGACGCGGGCGGCGAGGCGTTGCGCCTCGGGCAGGAGAGCAGTCTCGTCCGGGGCAACCCGATCACCGGGATGATGGGCGCCGGTTACCTCCAGTTCCAGGGCCAAGCCGGGCAGTACGCCGAGACGGCCACCCCGCTCATCGACCCGGCGGGCAGTTTCACCATCTCCGCCCGGGTCCGGTTCACGAGCGGCTCGAAGAACCATCCGATGACGGCGATCTCCATCAAGGGCACCAACAACAACAGCGTCGTCGTCCTTCGGGCCAACACCGACGGCCTGTGGGAGATGGCTGCCACCACCGACACCGGCGCCGCGCCGGTGTACGAGGCGACCCAGCACGACCGGGAACCGTCCAGGGTCGGCAAGGGCGACCACATCACCCTTGTCTACAACGGATACAACCGGGAGCTGCTGTTCTACCTCAACGGCCAGGTTCTCGGATTCCAGTTGGAGAAGCCGTTGCCCGCCGTGAGCAACGTCCAGTTCGGCCGGGCCTTCGCCAACGGCAGCGAGCGGGAGAACCTTTCCGGCGCGATAGACGACATCCGGATCTACAACGGCATGGCGGACAAGGTCAAGATCGACCGGACCAGCCTCGTCGTCGAGCAGCCCAACCTCTGA
- a CDS encoding DNRLRE domain-containing protein has protein sequence MLTAAALAGIPGEPAEYLAAGPDGVTGGTEIRSDEAVSLRAARKTGKPVQVKSLTSETTEVYALPDGQFRAELSLGPTRVRRGDGWVPIDLNLRRDPDGTIRPAAHPYDLTISGSQPSGTHELAAVGKGDDRVAVNWAGALPEPQLSADRATYVDALAGVDLVVRASRSGLETLFVVKSPAALSRVAKLSLPVTGRNVADVHRGVGGDTTIRDKTGRTIATSPALMMWDARVDAQGEPASKVPVASTVAKAAGAAADHGFALTLTPDQKWLRAPERKYPITIDPQINPLSTTYDTYVQANESIDRGSADDLRLGKLGPTGPITRSFARWDTTALVGKQINTATISLWNWWSVQCAGRSWELWTTGAIADGIVWSNQPTWTHQEKVTTASAGFDSSCDDNYVGVSATSFFQRAADGGDTRADMGIRATDETDSTSFKQFRSRTYSVTTTVPKATVTYNSYPTVTARSTVPASTCATGPGRPIVNSVTPQLKATVADADATAMTVTFEWWAMNADAAIGSDVYTGVANGATVATTIPAGVFADGGIYRWRVKASDGVSGSDTWSSFCEMQVYTTVPPVTGCTAGTDSDFNGDGVADVAIADPEAVVNGQVRAGQLHVSYGGGATVHTLYEGVAKVPGTPEASDRFGTAISPYDANNDGCTDLAVGVPFQDVNGLQDAGVVLVLLGSPAGLAQGPATLVYHQDVTNVPDTAEAHDWFGYAVAGSRTARGVPYLVIGAPGEGLSTTAPVSGIVHYIRGTVNVAMSQGAGVPGAAEIDDRTGYAVAASKHHWAVSSPGEAIGTAEFAGAVNVYSHTLTSGLPTLAAELNQNATSVSDTSEANDNFGKSIAIAPYRPAGTAADAASSLLVVGVPGEDIEPAQSDAGMVQRFHITAGNTYTEVGPAITHNPQNPLVTGGDYLGEKVVVTNTNPSVESTNSTMFMALGMPGKDGSSGDTSVTDFGQVLVLPALVTSMGTPVVLQRNGSSLPGSVRASEIVGTSFGATSQRLLVGTPYGTDAVYGFTWASLAGGSTTPSQTWQPGVNGIPASVSTFGAAVN, from the coding sequence GTGCTCACGGCAGCCGCATTAGCGGGCATTCCGGGCGAACCGGCGGAGTATCTTGCCGCCGGTCCGGATGGCGTAACGGGTGGCACAGAGATCAGGTCCGACGAGGCGGTGTCCCTACGGGCCGCCCGCAAGACCGGCAAACCGGTGCAGGTCAAGAGCCTCACCTCCGAAACCACCGAGGTCTATGCCCTGCCCGACGGGCAGTTCAGGGCGGAGCTGTCGCTCGGCCCGACAAGGGTCCGCCGAGGCGACGGTTGGGTCCCGATCGACCTGAACCTTCGGCGAGACCCGGACGGCACCATCCGACCCGCCGCACACCCCTACGACCTCACGATCTCCGGCTCCCAGCCGTCAGGCACCCACGAGCTGGCAGCCGTCGGCAAGGGCGACGACCGGGTGGCGGTCAACTGGGCCGGCGCGCTTCCCGAGCCGCAGCTCAGTGCCGACCGGGCGACGTACGTGGACGCCCTCGCTGGCGTCGACCTCGTCGTCCGGGCCAGCCGCAGCGGCCTGGAGACCCTGTTCGTCGTGAAGAGCCCCGCCGCCCTGAGCCGGGTGGCGAAGCTGTCGCTGCCGGTGACCGGGCGCAACGTCGCGGACGTCCACCGTGGCGTCGGTGGCGACACGACCATCAGGGACAAGACCGGGCGGACCATCGCGACGAGCCCGGCGCTGATGATGTGGGACGCGCGTGTCGATGCCCAGGGCGAGCCCGCCAGCAAGGTGCCGGTCGCCTCGACAGTCGCGAAGGCCGCCGGAGCCGCGGCGGACCACGGATTCGCGCTTACCCTCACACCGGATCAGAAATGGCTCCGCGCCCCGGAGCGGAAGTACCCCATCACGATCGATCCGCAGATCAACCCGCTCTCCACCACGTACGACACGTACGTGCAGGCAAACGAGAGCATCGACCGTGGCAGCGCTGACGACCTGCGTCTCGGCAAGCTCGGCCCCACCGGACCGATAACCCGGTCGTTCGCCCGCTGGGACACCACAGCCCTCGTCGGCAAGCAGATCAACACGGCCACCATCTCGCTGTGGAACTGGTGGTCGGTGCAGTGCGCCGGACGGTCCTGGGAGCTCTGGACGACAGGCGCCATCGCCGACGGCATCGTGTGGAGCAACCAACCGACCTGGACCCACCAGGAGAAGGTGACCACGGCGTCGGCCGGCTTCGACAGCAGCTGTGACGACAACTATGTCGGCGTCTCCGCCACAAGCTTCTTCCAACGGGCGGCCGACGGTGGCGACACCCGCGCCGACATGGGCATACGGGCGACCGACGAGACCGACTCGACGTCCTTCAAGCAGTTCCGGTCCCGCACCTACTCGGTCACCACCACAGTGCCCAAGGCCACCGTCACCTACAACTCGTACCCGACGGTGACCGCCCGTTCGACGGTGCCGGCCTCCACCTGCGCGACAGGCCCCGGCCGTCCCATCGTCAACTCGGTGACCCCGCAGCTCAAGGCCACCGTCGCCGACGCCGACGCGACCGCCATGACCGTCACGTTCGAGTGGTGGGCGATGAACGCCGACGCGGCGATCGGCTCCGACGTCTACACCGGCGTCGCCAACGGCGCCACCGTCGCGACCACGATCCCCGCCGGTGTCTTCGCCGATGGCGGCATCTACCGCTGGCGGGTCAAGGCGTCCGACGGGGTGAGCGGCAGCGACACATGGTCCTCGTTCTGCGAGATGCAGGTCTACACGACGGTGCCGCCCGTGACCGGCTGCACCGCTGGCACGGACAGTGACTTCAACGGCGACGGCGTCGCGGATGTGGCGATCGCCGATCCGGAGGCAGTGGTAAACGGCCAGGTACGCGCCGGTCAGCTGCATGTCAGCTACGGCGGCGGCGCGACGGTGCACACCCTGTACGAGGGAGTCGCCAAGGTGCCCGGCACACCGGAGGCGAGCGACCGCTTCGGCACCGCGATCTCTCCGTACGACGCCAACAACGACGGCTGCACCGACCTCGCCGTGGGCGTTCCCTTCCAGGACGTCAACGGCCTCCAGGACGCCGGCGTGGTGCTCGTGCTGCTCGGCTCACCCGCCGGCCTGGCGCAGGGACCCGCCACGCTGGTCTACCACCAGGACGTCACAAATGTGCCGGACACCGCCGAGGCCCACGACTGGTTCGGCTACGCGGTCGCCGGCAGTCGGACCGCCAGGGGTGTGCCCTACCTCGTCATCGGTGCGCCGGGTGAGGGACTCTCCACCACCGCGCCGGTCAGCGGCATCGTCCACTACATCCGGGGCACCGTGAACGTGGCGATGAGCCAGGGCGCCGGCGTCCCCGGCGCAGCCGAGATCGACGACCGCACCGGGTACGCGGTGGCCGCGTCCAAGCACCACTGGGCTGTCAGCTCTCCGGGCGAGGCGATCGGCACTGCCGAGTTCGCCGGTGCGGTGAACGTCTACAGCCACACGCTCACCAGCGGGCTACCCACGCTCGCCGCCGAACTCAACCAGAACGCGACGTCGGTCTCGGACACCTCCGAGGCAAACGACAACTTCGGCAAGTCGATCGCCATCGCGCCGTACCGGCCAGCCGGAACGGCCGCTGACGCGGCGAGCTCCCTGCTGGTGGTCGGAGTGCCCGGTGAGGACATCGAGCCGGCGCAGTCGGATGCCGGAATGGTGCAGCGCTTCCACATCACCGCCGGCAACACCTACACCGAGGTGGGTCCGGCGATCACCCACAACCCGCAGAACCCGCTCGTGACCGGCGGTGACTACCTGGGCGAGAAGGTCGTTGTGACAAACACGAACCCGTCCGTCGAGAGCACCAACTCGACGATGTTCATGGCGCTGGGGATGCCCGGCAAGGACGGTTCGTCAGGTGACACATCGGTGACCGACTTCGGCCAGGTGTTGGTACTTCCCGCACTTGTCACCTCGATGGGCACGCCGGTGGTGCTCCAACGCAACGGGTCGAGCCTGCCGGGCAGTGTCCGGGCGAGCGAGATCGTCGGCACCTCGTTCGGCGCCACGTCGCAGCGGCTGCTGGTCGGCACCCCGTACGGCACTGACGCCGTCTACGGCTTCACGTGGGCCAGCCTGGCCGGCGGCTCGACGACGCCCAGCCAGACCTGGCAGCCAGGCGTGAACGGGATCCCCGCCAGCGTGAGCACGTTCGGGGCGGCGGTCAACTGA
- a CDS encoding golvesin C-terminal-like domain-containing protein, whose translation MATIPWLVDVLRGAGVQVVVEGDWLNRMRPGSFDPIGVLWHHTASTSSASNPHPALGICINGRSDLPGPLCQALVDYNGVFHVISAGRCNHAGVSGGSGPIPAGDGNTLMIGWEIDYNGVNQEMTAAQYNASIAATAAVLKRLGRDSSYARGHRETSTTGKIDPSFIDLNVMRADVAAKMAGGGTAWSSTVDNTTAGRFTASANWGVSTYSGQRYGADYRYADPVAASDVAWYRFNVPATASYRVEAWWPANAGYNSATPYIVATSSGNRTITVDQRATGGQWRSLGTFTLPAGDANRVGVSRWSGASGLVIADAVRLTRL comes from the coding sequence ATGGCCACGATTCCCTGGCTCGTCGACGTGCTGCGCGGTGCCGGGGTCCAGGTCGTCGTCGAGGGAGACTGGCTCAACCGGATGCGGCCGGGCTCCTTCGACCCCATCGGGGTGCTCTGGCACCACACCGCCTCGACCTCCAGCGCCAGCAACCCGCACCCCGCGCTCGGCATCTGCATCAACGGCCGGTCGGATCTGCCCGGCCCGCTCTGCCAGGCGCTCGTCGACTACAACGGCGTCTTCCACGTCATCTCTGCCGGCCGGTGCAACCACGCAGGTGTGAGCGGCGGCAGTGGGCCGATCCCGGCGGGCGACGGCAACACGCTCATGATCGGCTGGGAGATCGACTACAACGGCGTCAACCAGGAGATGACAGCGGCGCAGTACAACGCGTCGATCGCCGCCACCGCCGCCGTGCTCAAGCGACTGGGCCGGGACAGCAGCTACGCCCGGGGCCACCGTGAAACCAGCACCACCGGCAAGATCGACCCGTCCTTCATCGACCTCAATGTGATGCGGGCCGACGTGGCGGCGAAGATGGCCGGCGGTGGCACAGCGTGGTCATCCACGGTGGACAACACTACCGCCGGCAGGTTCACCGCGAGTGCCAACTGGGGCGTCTCGACGTACTCCGGGCAGCGGTACGGCGCCGACTACAGGTACGCGGACCCGGTCGCAGCAAGCGATGTCGCGTGGTACCGGTTCAACGTGCCGGCAACCGCCAGTTACCGCGTCGAAGCCTGGTGGCCGGCGAACGCCGGCTACAACAGCGCCACCCCGTACATCGTCGCCACCAGCAGCGGCAACCGGACGATCACCGTCGACCAGCGGGCCACCGGCGGCCAGTGGCGCAGCCTGGGCACGTTCACGCTGCCCGCTGGCGATGCCAACCGGGTCGGCGTGAGCCGGTGGAGCGGTGCCAGCGGACTGGTCATCGCCGACGCCGTCCGTCTCACCCGACTCTGA
- a CDS encoding aldo/keto reductase, whose amino-acid sequence MDHTDQPTAMLPGDVRMPLLGFGTWQATGTEGYEAVLAALDTGYRHLDTATMYGNEREVGRAVQESGLRREDIFITTKLPPDRVGRERETLEASLEALGVDQVDLWLIHWPPSAAESIPMWREVLAARDENLTRTVGVSNYSTAQIDELIQSTEENPAVNQIRWGPMLYDRQRHAELRDRGVVLEGYSPFKTTDLSDPVLTRIAGAHDVSPAQVVLRWHIDHEIVVIPKSVTPERISANFDVFHFSLTAEEMRDIDALAGT is encoded by the coding sequence ATGGACCACACCGACCAGCCCACCGCAATGCTCCCCGGTGACGTGCGGATGCCCCTGCTCGGCTTCGGCACGTGGCAGGCCACCGGCACGGAGGGTTACGAAGCCGTCCTGGCCGCGCTCGACACCGGCTACCGGCACCTCGACACTGCCACCATGTACGGCAACGAGCGGGAAGTCGGCCGGGCGGTGCAGGAGAGCGGGCTGCGTCGGGAGGACATCTTCATCACCACCAAGCTCCCACCGGACCGGGTGGGCCGGGAGAGGGAGACGCTGGAGGCCAGCCTGGAGGCGCTCGGCGTCGACCAGGTGGACCTCTGGTTGATCCACTGGCCCCCGTCGGCCGCCGAGAGCATCCCGATGTGGCGGGAGGTGCTGGCCGCCCGGGACGAGAACCTGACCCGGACGGTAGGGGTGAGCAACTACAGCACCGCGCAGATCGACGAGTTGATCCAGTCGACGGAGGAGAACCCGGCTGTCAACCAGATCCGCTGGGGTCCGATGTTGTACGACCGGCAACGGCACGCCGAGCTGCGGGACCGGGGTGTGGTGCTGGAGGGCTACAGCCCGTTCAAGACCACCGATCTCAGCGACCCGGTGCTGACCCGGATCGCTGGCGCGCACGACGTTTCGCCAGCTCAGGTGGTGTTGCGGTGGCACATCGACCACGAGATCGTGGTGATCCCGAAGTCGGTGACGCCGGAGCGGATCAGCGCCAACTTCGATGTCTTCCACTTCTCGCTGACCGCTGAGGAGATGCGCGACATCGACGCGCTGGCGGGCACCTGA